A single genomic interval of Daucus carota subsp. sativus chromosome 1, DH1 v3.0, whole genome shotgun sequence harbors:
- the LOC108196845 gene encoding ankyrin repeat-containing protein At5g02620-like, with product MNHMHPELYRAVCDNNLVAFKEHDWITVRDQLTPANNTVLHLACQTGSLACLNEILSRADESLVLQVNSRGDTALHLAARNGHYDAVTALISTVKSWVQNTSPTLLQNLIRAANHLELETALHAAVRYNHKDVVELLVKEDPSYSYPQNKHNETPLYLAAFRCLTDVIKVILNNCESLTYEGPDGRTALHASLMNAEGYECSILLGEKNKDLIKSADNNGWTALHYGANNNNFVSVIYLLKADQSVAYLTDKHKRTALHIAAYKGSVSVINALVFTVPDILETVDENGQNFLHIAVKQRQKSVLKFFFSSEEVSRLRIDFLNQKDKEGNTPLHLIAKFECYVPELDGRHDWIWKADWDAVDNTNWTPADVLQGKKNGTLIDEEALIGATLDKTYNRYLLTEWIKDKAMGGEDESGDVGSEKFNKEMVNTHMIVAALITTIALTAGFAMPGGFDGNQGPNQGSPLLIHKTAFKTFMVTDAMALLFSLSSLFLYFLTSLYQRISVVESLLIVAIAFNIVSVAAMMLAFIAGTSAVLSHSSGLTLTVCIISSLFLLLFCSVCFVYFRKLVYVLKIGLRAL from the exons ATGAATCATATGCATCCTGAGTTGTACCGAGCTGTCTGCGATAATAACCTTGTTGCCTTCAAGGAGCACGACTGGATTACAGTCCGTGATCAACTGACACCTGCAAATAACACGGTGCTTCACCTTGCATGCCAAACAGGGAGCCTAGCATGTCTGAACGAGATTCTGAGCAGAGCCGATGAATCACTAGTCTTGCAGGTCAACTCAAGAGGCGATACTGCTCTTCACCTAGCCGCAAGAAATGGACACTATGATGCGGTTACAGCACTCATTAGTACCGTCAAGTCCTGGGTTCAAAACACATCACCTACCCTCCTTCAAAATCTGATTAGAGCAGCTAATCACTTGGAACTGGAGACGGCCTTGCACGCGGCAGTTCGATACAATCACAAGGATGTGGTTGAACTGTTGGTAAAAGAAGATCCGAGTTACTCGTATCCTCAGAATAAGCATAATGAAACTCCACTCTACTTGGCGGCGTTTAGGTGTTTAACGGATGTGATCAAAGTAATTCTTAATAATTGTGAATCGCTAACCTACGAAGGGCCAGATGGAAGAACGGCTTTACATGCTAGCTTGATGAATGCTGAGGGATATG AATGCTCGATACTTTTAGGGGAAAAGAACAAAGATCTTATAAAGTCGGCGGACAATAACGGATGGACGGCATTGCATTACGGGGCAAACAACAATAATTTTGTATCCGTTATATACTTATTGAAGGCAGATCAATCTGTGGCGTATTTAACGGATAAACATAAGAGAACAGCTCTTCACATAGCAGCATACAAAGGAAGTGTAAGTGTGATAAATGCACTTGTATTTACAGTGCCGGATATTTTGGAGACTGTAGACGAGAATGGTCAGAATTTTTTGCATATTGCCGTGAAGCAACGCCAGAAGTCCGTGCTTAAATTCTTCTTCTCAAGTGAAGAAGTTAGTCGTTTGAGGATTGATTTTCTTAATCAAAAAGATAAAGAAGGGAACACCCCTCTTCACCTAATTGCAAAATTTGAATGTTATGTTCCGGAGCTTGATGGTAGACACGACTGGATTTGGAAAGCTGACTGGGATGCAGTCGATAACACGAATTGGACTCCCGCAGATGTGCTgcaaggaaaaaaaaatggaaCCCTGATCGATGAGGAG GCACTTATTGGAGCAACACTTGATAAAACCTACAACAGATACCTTTTGACAGAGTGGATTAAAGATAAAGCAATGGGAGGTGAAGATGAAAGTGGTGACGTGGGAAGTGAAAAATTCAACAAAGAAATGGTGAACACCCATATGATAGTGGCTGCCCTCATAACAACAATTGCCTTGACAGCAGGGTTTGCCATGCCAGGTGGTTTCGACGGCAATCAAGGTCCAAACCAAGGGTCTCCCCTGCTTATACACAAGACGGCCTTTAAGACATTTATGGTAACAGATGCAATGGCTCTCCTATTTTCACTTTCTTCGCTGTTTCTCTACTTCTTGACATCACTGTACCAGAGGATATCAGTGGTAGAATCCTTGCTTATCGTCGCTATAGCGTTCAATATTGTTTCGGTTGCAGCCATGATGCTAGCCTTCATTGCAGGGACTTCTGCTGTATTATCTCACTCGTCGGGTCTCACCCTTACTGTTTGTATCATCTCTTCTTTATTTCTTCTCCTGTTCTGTTCCGTATGCTTTGTATATTTCAGGAAACTCGTATATGTGCTAAAGATAGGTTTAAGAGCTTTGTAA